From a single Centropristis striata isolate RG_2023a ecotype Rhode Island chromosome 14, C.striata_1.0, whole genome shotgun sequence genomic region:
- the marcksl1b gene encoding MARCKS-related protein 1-B: MGSQSSKGDVAAEANAAAADGAAVKTNGQENGHVKTNGDVSTKPDGDAAATNGSAEAAKEPEAGAGGDAIEPAPAADGEAAKPEGEAAAKETPKKKKKKFSLKKSFNFKLNLKKSKKSEAVKEEAAAAAAPAEEKPAENGAAAPAEEKKEEVVKEEAAAEPAAAAAAEAPKAEEAPAKEEAPKEEAKEAAAPAPEATKPTEESSSTPAPSEKKE, encoded by the exons ATGGGTTCCCAGTCATCCAAGGGAGATGTGGCCGCGGAGGCGAACGCTGCTGCCGCTGATGGTGCAGCTGTCAAAACCAACGGACAG GAGAATGGACATGTGAAAACCAATGGGGACGTCTCCACAAAGCCTGATGGGGATGCTGCCGCCACCAACGGCTCAGCCGAGGCAGCCAAGGAGCCCGAAGCTGGCGCCGGAGGAGACGCTATTGAGCCGGCGCCAGCTGCAGATGGGGAGGCAGCCAAACCTGAAGGCGAGGCTGCAGCTAAGGAGACccccaagaagaagaagaagaagttctcCCTGAAGAAGTCCTTCAACTTCAAGCTGAATCTGAAGAAGAGCAAGAAGAGCGAGGCCGTCAAAGAGGAAGCAGCTGCCGCCGCCGCCCCCGCCGAGGAGAAGCCCGCCGAGAACGGAGCCGCTGCTCCCgctgaggagaagaaggaggaggtggtgaaggAGGAGGCAGCCGCTGAACCTGCCGCTGCGGCTGCGGCCGAGGCCCCAAAGGCAGAGGAGGCCCCGGCTAAAGAGGAGGCCCCCAAGGAAGAGGCCAAGGAAGCGGCTGCTCCGGCCCCCGAGGCCACGAAACCAACAGAGGAGAGCAGCTCGACCCCCGCTCCGTCTGAAAAGAAAGAGTGA
- the LOC131985414 gene encoding probable histone deacetylase 1-B — MALSQGTKKKVCYYYDGDVGNYYYGQGHPMKPHRIRMTHNLLLNYGLYRKMEIYRPHKASGEEMTKYHSDDYIKFLRSIRPDNMSEYSKQMQRFNVGEDCPVFDGLFEFCQLSTGGSVAGALKLNKQQTDIAINWAGGLHHAKKSEASGFCYVNDIVLAILELLKYHQRVLYIDIDIHHGDGVEEAFYTTDRVMTVSFHKYGEYFPGTGDLRDIGAGKGKYYAVNYPLRDGIDDESYEAIFKPIMAKVMEMYQPSAVVLQCGADSLSGDRLGCFNLTIKGHAKCVEYIKSFNLPLLMLGGGGYTIRNVARCWTYETAVALDCSIPNELPYNDYFEYFGPDFKLHISPSNMTNQNTNEYLEKIKQRLFENLRMLPHAPGVQMQAIPEDAPHPDSGDEEEEDPDKRVSIRAHDKRIACEEEFSDSEDEAEGQGGGRRNAANHKKAKRVKKEEEKEGEEKKEVKEEEKEEEKMDTSGPKEEVKST, encoded by the exons ATGGCGCTGTCTcaaggaacaaagaaaaaagtttgcTATTACTATGACG GGGACGTGGGGAACTACTACTATGGTCAGGGCCATCCCATGAAACCCCACAGGATCCGCATGACCCACAACCTGCTTCTCAACTATGGACTGTACAGGAAAATGGAGATCTAT AGACCACACAAAGCCAGTGGTGAAGAGATGACAAAGTACCACAGTGATGACTACATTAAGTTCCTGCGGTCCATCAGACCTGACAACATGTCTGAGTACAGCAAACAGATGCAGAGAT TCAATGTGGGAGAGGACTGTCCTGTGTTTGATGGACTGTTTGAGTTTTGCCAGCTCTCAACGGGCGGATCTGTCG CCGGGGCGTTGAAGTTGAACAAGCAGCAGACAGATATCGCCATCAACTGGGCTGGTGGACTCCACCATGCCAAGAAGTCAGAGGCCTCAGGTTTCTGCTACGTTAACGACATCGTCCTGGCCATCCTCGAGCTGCTCAA GTACCACCAGAGGGTGTTATACATAGACATTGACATCCACCACGGTGATGGAGTGGAGGAGGCCTTCTACACCACAGACAGGGTCATGACTGTCTCTTTCCACAAGTATGGGGAATACTTCCCCGGCACTGGAGACCTGAGG GACATCGGAGCTGGGAAGGGCAAGTACTACGCTGTAAACTACCCACTCAGAGACGGTATCGATGATGAGTCCTACGAAGCCATCTTCAAACCT aTCATGGCTAAAGTCATGGAGATGTACCAGCCGAGTGCTGTTGTCCTCCAGTGTGGAGCTGATTCTCTGTCTGGAGACAGACTGGGCTGCTTCAACCTCACCATCAAAg GCCATGCCAAATGCGTGGAGTACATCAAAAGTTTCAACCTGCCCCTGCTGATGCTGGGTGGAGGAGGTTACACCATTCGCAACGTGGCCCGCTGCTGGACGTACGAAACGGCCGTGGCCTTGGACTGCTCCATCCCCAACGAGCTGCCCTACAACGATTACTTTGAGTACTTCGGGCCCGACTTCAAGCTGCACATCAGCCCGTCCAATATGACCAACCAGAACACCAACGAATACCTGGAGAAGATCAAACAGCGTCTGTTTGAAAACCTCCGCATGCTGCCTCACGCCCCTGGCGTCCAGATGCAGGCGATCCCCGAGGACGCTCCCCACCCAGACAgcggagacgaggaggaggaggaccccGACAAACGCGTCTCTA TTCGGGCCCACGACAAGAGGATAGCCTGCGAGGAGGAGTTCTCAGACTCTGAGGACGAGGCGGAGGGGCAGGGAGGAGGCCGCAGGAACGCAGCCAACCACAAGAAGGCAAAACGAgtgaagaaagaggaagagaaggaaggagaggaaaagaaag aagtgaaagaggaggagaaggaggaggagaagatggacACATCAGG tccAAAAGAAGAGGTGAAGTCAACCTGA